A window of the Desulforapulum autotrophicum HRM2 genome harbors these coding sequences:
- a CDS encoding MFS transporter has protein sequence MENKTEQSLSPGLTIFVVSAVQFLAPFMMSAVGVALPAIGQEFSAGAVGLGLVEMVYILAVALIMLPAGRIADIHGRKKVFVAGAILLTLATLLLGLSPTIQIFILFRFLQGAGAAMVTATSVAILSSVIPPGKRGRAMGIVVAAVYAGLSAGPTLAGFMVTYMGWRWIFFSALPMEIAALILTLTRLKGEWKGAEGKSFDWVGSLIYMAALFAVIFGVTHLKDGSAYTRLLAGGIAGMIFFVAWESKITSPILNVKLIFNNRVFAMSNAATLINYAASFGVTFFFSLYLQQVKGFSAQTAGFILIVQPLLQAFLSPISGKFADIFPPARIATFGMGLCAVALAMCTTIQVETPIYQILIILSLLGIGFAFFSSPNMTTVMGSVDPKDYGIASSLIATMRTVGMLTAMTVITIILTIFMDDAPVTPDTAKAFVNAMGTGFSIFCGLSILGILCSMGRMDKKKTASIKCNSKNRG, from the coding sequence ATGGAAAACAAAACTGAACAATCCCTTTCTCCGGGTCTCACGATCTTTGTAGTGTCGGCAGTACAATTTCTAGCCCCCTTTATGATGTCCGCCGTGGGGGTAGCCCTGCCCGCCATCGGCCAAGAGTTTTCCGCAGGAGCTGTTGGGCTGGGCCTTGTGGAAATGGTCTACATCCTGGCCGTGGCCCTTATCATGCTGCCGGCCGGCCGGATAGCCGACATTCATGGCCGCAAAAAAGTGTTTGTGGCCGGTGCCATCCTCTTGACTCTTGCCACGCTTCTCCTGGGTCTTTCCCCCACCATCCAGATCTTTATCCTCTTCCGCTTTCTCCAGGGGGCAGGAGCTGCCATGGTTACAGCCACCAGCGTGGCCATCCTCTCCTCGGTTATCCCTCCGGGCAAGCGTGGCAGAGCCATGGGCATTGTTGTGGCGGCCGTTTATGCAGGACTCTCGGCCGGCCCCACTCTGGCAGGATTCATGGTAACCTACATGGGGTGGCGGTGGATCTTTTTTTCGGCCCTGCCCATGGAAATTGCCGCCCTGATCCTCACCCTCACCCGCCTTAAGGGGGAGTGGAAGGGAGCGGAGGGCAAGTCATTTGACTGGGTTGGCAGCCTCATCTACATGGCCGCCCTCTTTGCCGTGATCTTCGGCGTCACCCACCTTAAGGATGGCAGTGCATATACCAGGCTTCTCGCCGGTGGGATTGCAGGGATGATCTTTTTTGTCGCCTGGGAATCGAAGATCACCTCCCCCATTCTGAACGTGAAGCTCATCTTTAATAACCGGGTCTTTGCCATGAGCAACGCCGCAACCCTCATCAATTATGCGGCCTCGTTTGGCGTTACCTTTTTCTTCAGTCTTTACCTCCAGCAGGTCAAGGGATTCTCTGCCCAGACCGCAGGGTTTATTCTCATTGTACAGCCCCTTCTCCAGGCCTTTTTATCACCCATCTCTGGAAAATTTGCAGACATTTTTCCACCGGCCCGCATCGCCACCTTTGGCATGGGGCTCTGCGCAGTGGCCCTGGCCATGTGCACCACTATCCAGGTGGAGACCCCCATCTACCAGATACTGATCATTCTCTCACTTCTGGGCATCGGTTTTGCCTTTTTCTCTTCCCCCAACATGACCACAGTCATGGGCAGTGTTGACCCCAAAGACTACGGCATCGCCTCCAGCCTCATCGCCACCATGCGCACGGTGGGGATGCTCACCGCCATGACCGTTATCACCATAATTCTCACCATTTTCATGGATGACGCTCCGGTAACGCCCGACACTGCAAAGGCATTTGTAAATGCCATGGGCACAGGTTTTTCCATCTTCTGCGGCCTGTCCATCCTGGGCATCCTATGTTCCATGGGGCGTATGGATAAAAAAAAGACCGCCAGTATCAAGTGCAATTCAAAGAACAGGGGATAG
- a CDS encoding aminotransferase class I/II-fold pyridoxal phosphate-dependent enzyme — MLTDFKNQITPIDFNVVKEKIQATGVPSIGNGTIREIVKVANEIQQASGQRYIRMEMGVPGLAPPEVGINGEIEALKNGVASKYPMLEGILPLKKEASRFIKMFMDVDLPEACCIPTVGSMQGGYATFMILGNMDAQKDTLLFLDPGFPVQKQQLDVLGQKYEAFDVYNHRGDKLEAKLEAYCSRGNIAGIIYSNPNNPSWICLNDDELKIIAKIADKYGVIVIEDLAYFAMDFRKDLSIPGKAPFQPTIAKYTKNYILLISSSKAFSYAGQRVGLLAISPDVYEGRYSRLKTRFGNDKFGYTLIYKILYSFSSGTSHSAQYGLAAMLKAANDGDFNFVDSVRVYGERAVAIKALFKKAGFEIVYSRDLDDPLGDGFYFTVCFPGMTGAELVERLLYYGISAIALSGTGSDYEGMRVCMSQVGKDEFEVLGARLEQFGNDYKLS, encoded by the coding sequence ATGTTAACGGATTTTAAGAACCAGATTACTCCCATTGATTTTAATGTCGTTAAGGAAAAAATTCAAGCAACCGGGGTCCCATCTATTGGTAATGGGACCATTCGCGAGATCGTTAAAGTTGCCAATGAAATTCAGCAGGCATCGGGTCAAAGATATATTCGCATGGAAATGGGCGTCCCAGGGCTTGCCCCCCCGGAAGTCGGTATAAATGGAGAGATTGAGGCCCTTAAAAACGGCGTGGCCTCAAAATATCCCATGCTTGAAGGGATTCTGCCCCTCAAGAAGGAAGCGTCCCGATTTATCAAGATGTTCATGGATGTGGATCTGCCTGAAGCCTGCTGCATTCCAACGGTGGGGTCCATGCAGGGAGGGTATGCAACCTTCATGATTCTTGGAAACATGGATGCTCAAAAAGATACCCTTCTTTTTCTTGATCCAGGATTTCCGGTTCAAAAACAGCAGCTGGATGTGCTGGGCCAGAAGTATGAGGCCTTTGATGTCTACAATCACAGGGGGGACAAGCTTGAAGCAAAGCTTGAAGCCTATTGTTCCCGGGGCAATATTGCGGGAATCATCTACTCCAATCCCAACAACCCTTCATGGATCTGCCTTAACGATGATGAGCTTAAAATCATTGCAAAGATTGCCGATAAATATGGGGTCATTGTCATCGAGGATCTGGCCTACTTTGCCATGGATTTCAGAAAGGATCTTTCCATACCGGGAAAGGCGCCCTTTCAACCTACCATTGCAAAGTATACCAAAAATTATATCCTGCTGATCTCAAGCTCCAAGGCGTTCAGCTATGCGGGCCAACGGGTCGGGCTGCTTGCCATATCTCCGGATGTGTACGAAGGTCGCTATTCCCGTCTGAAAACACGGTTTGGCAATGATAAATTTGGCTATACCCTGATTTACAAGATTCTTTATTCCTTTTCTTCGGGGACCTCCCATTCCGCCCAGTACGGCCTTGCTGCAATGCTCAAGGCCGCCAATGACGGTGACTTTAACTTTGTGGATAGTGTCCGTGTGTATGGCGAAAGGGCGGTTGCCATCAAGGCGCTGTTTAAAAAAGCAGGCTTTGAAATCGTATACAGCAGGGATCTGGATGACCCCCTTGGCGACGGCTTTTATTTTACCGTCTGTTTTCCGGGGATGACGGGTGCAGAACTTGTGGAGCGTCTTTTATACTATGGCATCAGCGCCATTGCCCTTTCGGGGACGGGTAGTGACTATGAGGGAATGCGGGTGTGCATGTCCCAGGTTGGAAAGGATGAATTTGAGGTTCTGGGGGCAAGGCTTGAGCAGTTTGGGAATGATTACAAGCTGTCATAA
- a CDS encoding SpoIIE family protein phosphatase — translation MQTDSSKTRDELLVELQRYRVKALGVDALKEQLNRVEDQCRLLQSRLEQRDQDLARECADHHAAVKELGLAQLIVDRSPVILFRRKAGDTFQMDYISVNLRNFGYAPEEFINGKLKFRDIIYRDDRDRVREEVLRFQKADLEEYSQQYRLVTKSGEIRWVYDQTSVVRDKSGTKIYNQGILIDITVRKSAEEKLRKSEEKFRRIVETAAEGFLLMDENLQIVDVNEAYCRMVGYTKKELIGKTPLDLMPDTSRGYILANKETLFMREHRQHESHFIAKDGRRIPILAHGNTLRDDQGTIIGNVAFCTDMTEHKKALILAGEVQKSLLPSKKPHVRGLDIAGRNVSCDEIGGDYFDFLWRHDSSRNAFSIVVGDISGHGVESALLMTTARAFLRMRAAQPGTISEIISEMNNHLVGDILDSGKFMTLFYLSIDPDKRELNWVRAGHDPALIYTPSTGEFEELKGSGLALGVIDGFRYISHQKNDLNNGQIIAIGTDGIWEAINTNGQMFGKKRLRDTIRKYAGESADDILNQVYVELNQFMSGTKPEDDITLVIVKVEGLPEKTSPV, via the coding sequence ATGCAGACAGATTCAAGCAAAACACGGGATGAACTGCTCGTTGAATTGCAAAGATACAGGGTCAAAGCGCTGGGGGTTGATGCATTAAAAGAACAATTGAACAGGGTTGAGGACCAGTGCCGGTTGTTGCAGTCACGCCTTGAACAGCGCGATCAAGATCTTGCCCGGGAATGTGCCGACCACCATGCTGCGGTTAAGGAACTGGGCCTGGCGCAATTGATCGTTGATCGTAGCCCGGTCATCCTCTTTCGGCGCAAAGCCGGTGATACTTTTCAGATGGATTACATCTCTGTTAACCTTCGTAACTTTGGATATGCACCTGAAGAATTTATCAACGGGAAGTTAAAATTCAGGGATATTATATACAGGGACGATAGGGATCGCGTTAGAGAAGAGGTACTCCGTTTTCAAAAGGCAGATCTGGAAGAATACAGCCAGCAGTACCGCCTGGTCACAAAATCCGGTGAGATACGATGGGTTTACGATCAAACTTCAGTAGTTCGAGATAAATCGGGCACTAAAATTTATAATCAGGGAATTTTAATAGACATTACCGTTCGAAAATCAGCAGAAGAAAAATTACGAAAAAGTGAAGAAAAATTTCGCCGCATTGTCGAGACAGCAGCGGAGGGGTTTCTGTTGATGGATGAAAATCTTCAAATTGTCGATGTAAATGAGGCCTATTGCCGGATGGTCGGGTACACAAAGAAGGAGTTGATCGGCAAAACCCCCCTTGATCTGATGCCGGATACCTCCAGGGGGTATATTCTGGCCAACAAGGAAACCCTTTTTATGCGGGAACATCGTCAGCATGAAAGTCATTTCATCGCTAAGGACGGTCGTCGGATTCCGATCCTGGCCCACGGTAACACCTTAAGGGATGACCAGGGAACAATTATCGGAAATGTGGCCTTTTGCACGGATATGACCGAGCATAAAAAAGCGCTGATACTTGCAGGTGAGGTTCAGAAAAGCCTGCTCCCCAGTAAAAAACCCCATGTCAGGGGGCTTGATATTGCCGGTCGGAATGTGTCATGTGACGAAATCGGGGGGGATTATTTTGATTTTCTCTGGAGACACGATTCCAGCAGGAATGCCTTCAGTATTGTTGTCGGTGATATTTCAGGTCACGGTGTTGAATCGGCTCTCTTGATGACAACGGCCAGAGCCTTTCTCAGAATGCGGGCTGCACAGCCCGGAACCATCTCCGAGATTATATCTGAAATGAACAATCACCTGGTGGGGGATATCCTTGATTCAGGTAAATTCATGACCTTGTTTTATCTGTCCATTGACCCGGACAAACGGGAGTTAAACTGGGTTCGCGCCGGGCATGATCCTGCACTTATCTACACACCGTCCACGGGTGAGTTTGAGGAGTTAAAAGGAAGTGGGCTTGCCCTTGGTGTCATCGACGGTTTTAGGTATATCTCACATCAGAAAAACGATCTGAACAATGGTCAGATCATTGCCATTGGAACCGACGGTATCTGGGAGGCGATCAATACCAACGGGCAGATGTTTGGAAAAAAGCGGTTGCGTGACACGATTCGAAAGTATGCTGGGGAGTCTGCGGACGACATTCTCAATCAGGTCTACGTTGAATTGAATCAGTTTATGAGCGGTACAAAACCCGAAGATGATATTACCCTGGTAATTGTCAAAGTTGAAGGGCTCCCGGAAAAAACCTCCCCGGTGTGA
- the rarD gene encoding EamA family transporter RarD — MTQPICGILFGLAAFTSWGFLPAYWKQMQAVTPFEILCHRIVWSCIFLGIIISLQKRWGEVAGIARTPAKLRALVLSGLIIGTNWFVYIWAVNSGRVVETSLGYYINPMINVLIGFFLLGERFSRLQYIAVFFALAGVVYSLSAYGDLPLFALALAVSFAFYGYARKKIQAAPLPGLLIETMVLLVPALAYIIFKQVTMNSFFLKDPGLTLWMIGAGVVTSLPLLWFAESAKRLNLSTLGILQYLAPSIAFMLGVFVYKESFTRHNLITFTCIWMGVFLYAWESLKKSRRQL, encoded by the coding sequence ATGACTCAACCAATTTGCGGAATCCTGTTCGGTCTGGCGGCTTTTACGTCATGGGGATTTCTGCCCGCCTACTGGAAACAGATGCAGGCGGTTACTCCTTTTGAAATTCTCTGCCATCGAATTGTCTGGTCATGTATCTTTCTTGGCATCATCATCTCCCTGCAGAAAAGATGGGGGGAAGTTGCCGGTATCGCAAGAACACCCGCAAAACTTAGAGCTCTTGTTTTAAGCGGTCTTATCATCGGGACAAACTGGTTTGTCTATATCTGGGCGGTTAATTCGGGCCGGGTAGTGGAAACCAGTCTTGGGTATTATATCAATCCCATGATCAACGTATTGATCGGGTTTTTTCTGCTGGGTGAACGGTTCAGCCGCCTTCAATATATTGCTGTTTTTTTTGCCCTGGCAGGGGTTGTTTACTCGCTTTCAGCCTATGGGGATCTGCCCCTGTTTGCCCTGGCCCTGGCTGTTTCGTTTGCCTTTTATGGCTATGCCCGCAAAAAGATACAGGCTGCCCCCCTGCCTGGTCTTTTGATCGAAACCATGGTTCTGTTAGTTCCGGCCCTGGCATATATCATTTTCAAGCAGGTCACCATGAACAGCTTTTTCCTGAAAGATCCTGGACTGACCCTCTGGATGATCGGGGCCGGTGTCGTTACCAGTCTGCCATTGCTCTGGTTTGCAGAATCAGCCAAAAGACTCAACTTATCCACCCTCGGTATCCTGCAATACCTTGCCCCTTCCATTGCTTTTATGCTGGGGGTCTTTGTTTACAAAGAATCATTTACCCGGCATAACCTGATCACCTTTACGTGCATCTGGATGGGCGTGTTTCTGTATGCCTGGGAATCTTTGAAGAAGAGCCGAAGACAATTATGA
- a CDS encoding FCD domain-containing protein: MRHIADNNGSVSDQAPLEKAFHDLLFSRIDNDLLVEFCHRSCQGISKFLFYRHWVKLFSAQKVYERHKEIVDGLKTKDPLRAMETFYNKLLSKHHCESLDFRALFGFPDRNIVNQRG; the protein is encoded by the coding sequence ATGAGACATATCGCTGACAACAATGGTTCCGTATCAGACCAAGCGCCACTGGAGAAGGCTTTTCATGACCTTCTCTTTTCCCGCATCGACAACGATCTGCTTGTGGAATTTTGTCACCGTTCCTGCCAGGGGATTTCGAAATTTTTATTTTACAGGCATTGGGTGAAACTCTTTTCAGCCCAGAAAGTTTACGAAAGACACAAGGAAATTGTAGATGGATTAAAAACAAAAGATCCCCTTAGGGCCATGGAAACATTTTATAATAAACTCTTGTCGAAACATCATTGTGAAAGTCTCGACTTTAGAGCCCTCTTTGGTTTCCCTGATCGGAACATTGTAAACCAAAGGGGATAG
- a CDS encoding pyridoxal-phosphate-dependent aminotransferase family protein produces MSNLLNGIEDILLMGPGPSNVPDEVYAALGTKTIGHLDPYFITIMDEIKAQLQKLIKTSAKLTLPASGTGSAGMETCFVNLIEPGDDILILINGVFGMRMQDLATRLGANVDTLEFEWGTPVIVDAVKKKLDAKTYKIVAVVHAETSTGVRNPVAEIGALLAATDTIYLVDTVTSLGGIDVNMDGWGIDSLYSGTQKCLSCPPGLAPVAFSEKAVAALKGRKTKVPNWYLDLTMIIKYWEGHTRAYHHTAPVNMLYGLYQALDLILAEGLDNAFERHLENHRALVAGLEDLGLQMLVAEKYRLPMLNAVKVPDGVDEAGVRTALRMEHKIEIGAGLGPLAGKIWRIGLMGHTARPENVRRVLAALKTTLAR; encoded by the coding sequence ATGAGCAATCTGCTAAACGGAATAGAAGACATCCTGCTGATGGGTCCCGGCCCCTCCAACGTCCCCGATGAGGTCTATGCGGCCCTGGGCACAAAGACCATCGGACATCTGGATCCTTATTTTATCACCATCATGGATGAAATTAAGGCTCAGCTGCAAAAACTGATCAAAACCTCGGCCAAACTAACCCTCCCAGCGTCGGGCACCGGTTCCGCCGGTATGGAAACCTGCTTTGTCAACCTCATCGAACCCGGAGATGACATACTGATACTCATCAACGGAGTGTTCGGCATGCGCATGCAGGACCTTGCAACGCGCCTGGGCGCCAATGTCGACACGCTCGAATTTGAATGGGGCACTCCGGTAATTGTGGATGCGGTAAAAAAGAAACTTGATGCGAAAACCTATAAGATCGTTGCCGTAGTGCATGCCGAGACCTCCACCGGCGTCCGCAACCCGGTGGCGGAAATCGGCGCTCTGCTTGCAGCTACTGATACGATCTATCTGGTGGATACAGTGACCAGTCTCGGCGGCATTGATGTGAACATGGACGGCTGGGGCATCGACAGCCTTTACAGCGGCACCCAGAAATGTCTCTCCTGCCCTCCCGGTCTGGCACCGGTGGCCTTCTCTGAAAAAGCCGTGGCAGCACTCAAAGGGCGGAAAACCAAAGTGCCCAACTGGTACCTGGATCTAACCATGATCATTAAATACTGGGAAGGCCACACACGGGCCTATCACCACACTGCCCCCGTCAACATGCTCTACGGTCTGTACCAGGCCCTTGACCTGATCCTTGCCGAAGGCCTTGATAATGCGTTTGAACGCCATCTTGAAAATCACCGGGCTCTGGTGGCCGGCCTGGAAGATCTGGGGCTCCAGATGCTGGTGGCAGAAAAATACCGGTTGCCCATGCTCAATGCCGTCAAAGTGCCCGATGGTGTTGACGAAGCTGGCGTTCGCACTGCGCTTCGGATGGAGCACAAAATTGAGATTGGTGCAGGCTTGGGCCCCCTGGCCGGCAAGATTTGGCGCATCGGCCTCATGGGCCATACGGCCCGGCCTGAAAATGTCCGCCGGGTACTGGCAGCACTCAAGACAACCCTGGCCAGGTAA
- a CDS encoding FadR/GntR family transcriptional regulator — MKPLLSKISTGEAVVNYFKSEIEAGRLLPGDQLPSERVLQEQLAISRFSLREGLARLSALGIIDIFHGKGAFVSKTINPDSIGILLVPFRSSNPDGFYEDLFEARMFIEGSLAVLAAQRRPAKHLAAMRENLAQSEVKLDNPEEFGKLDYQFHRLISTMAGNKFLTQMLDVIDDSIQSFLIEHAKNRLSRDNALSVHREIFGCIERKDAETIGALTRRHIKGCKNNFESANLDNNKEEL; from the coding sequence ATGAAACCTCTCCTATCAAAAATATCCACCGGTGAAGCAGTGGTAAACTATTTTAAATCGGAAATCGAAGCCGGCCGGCTGTTGCCGGGTGACCAGCTACCCAGCGAACGGGTTTTGCAGGAACAGCTGGCCATCAGCCGATTCAGCCTCAGGGAGGGCTTGGCCCGCCTGAGTGCCTTGGGCATTATCGATATTTTTCACGGCAAGGGCGCCTTTGTGTCTAAAACGATCAACCCGGATAGTATCGGTATCCTGCTAGTGCCCTTTCGATCCAGCAATCCCGACGGATTTTACGAAGACCTTTTTGAAGCCCGCATGTTTATCGAAGGGTCTCTGGCCGTTCTGGCAGCCCAGCGGCGCCCGGCAAAACACCTTGCAGCCATGCGTGAAAACCTGGCCCAATCCGAAGTGAAGCTGGACAATCCTGAAGAATTCGGCAAACTGGACTACCAGTTTCACCGGCTGATCTCCACCATGGCAGGCAACAAGTTTTTAACCCAGATGCTCGACGTTATCGATGATTCGATTCAATCTTTCCTGATCGAACATGCCAAAAATCGATTAAGCCGTGACAACGCGCTTAGCGTCCATCGAGAAATCTTTGGGTGCATTGAAAGAAAAGACGCCGAGACCATCGGCGCGTTAACGCGCAGACATATCAAAGGCTGCAAAAATAATTTTGAGTCCGCTAACCTGGATAACAACAAGGAGGAATTATGA